TAGCCCTTTTTTCTTATAAAACGAAAAACCTTCTCTTCCGGTTTTTTGCTCTTATCGGTCCAAATTCGAACCAGTTAGGCCGCCTGCATTAGTTTAAAAAACTCCGCTGGGGTCTTCATCCCCAACGCCGAATGGGGGGCGAAGGTGTTGTAGTCCACCACCCACTTTTCTATTTGTTTTCTTAGCACTTCAATGTTGTCCAGATTTCCCTGATACACATAATCCCGCTTGAATGTCCCGTTAAAGGCTTCACATATTCCGTTTGATTCCGGAGAATAACTTGGGGTGTGACAATCCACCACATCCCATTCCAGTAACCTTTTGCGAAACACCTTCTCCACATATTCGGGACCGTTATCATGCAGGAACTCCAGCCCCGGTGCCCGGATTTGATCCTTTGAAAATCGGGTCAGGATCGCCTCCTCAATCATTTGCTCAATATCCACCGCCTGCATTCGAAGACCCAGCCGCCATGCGATAATGGACCGATCGCAACAATCCAGAACGTATGTAAACCGGGCTTTCAACCCATCCCACAGTTTGATGCTTGTGATATCGCTCGCCCATCGTGTGTTGGGTTCCTCTACGCTGATTTTACCCGTGTGTTCCCGCCGGCTTTGTTGGCCAAGCGTCTTGGAAATAAGTAACCCTTCCTCTTCCATGATCGAGTAAACCCGATGATAGCTCATCTTTTCCCCATAATCCCGCTCCGCAATTCGCCGCACTCGCGGGACCCCGTATGTGGGCCGATCCCCACAGATTTTCCNNNNNNNNNNNNNNNNNNNNNNNNNNNNNNNNNNNNNNNNNNNNNNNNNNNNNNNNNNNNNNNNNNNNNNNNNNNNNNNNNNNNNNNNNNNNNNNNNNNTCACCCCAAAATCGATGGCCCATTTTTGGACCTCTCCATGAACCGCTTTTGCGCATCCGTCTCTAACTTTTTTTTTAGGATCTTGATGTCCAGGCTCGCCTCGCCCAGTGCTTTTTTCAATTCCTCATTCTCTTTGCGCAGGCTGTCCAATTCCACCCGTGTGTAGAGATCCCCTTCGGTTTTAATTCCCATGGTCGCCCCTCTCATCGCATTATTCCGCCACCGATGGAGTTGCCCAGCCAGGATCCCGTAGCGGCGGGAGAATTCGGACGATTTCAATCCCGATTTCTCCCATTCCTGAACAATAACCGCTTTTTGCTCGCTTGTCAAAAGGCGCCGTCCTCGGCTATTTCGTTTCGCTCCGTTCAATAGTTCTTCCAGCATTTCTTCCTCCTTCCGGAGGCTCTAACTGGTTCGAAAATTCAACCGATTACAAACAAGTGCGCTCCGAAGAGAACCAAGTTTTCCCTTAACGGACGCTTCTTTTGCTTTCCAGATTAAATCCGCCATTTTCGGTATGGCAATGGCGCTCAATAGGCCAATGATCACCGATACAAGCATCAGTTCGATTAGGGTGAATCCTTTTGACTTCGTGAAGCAGGCCATGGCTCTTCCACCCTCCATTTTGAGTTTCCCCTCTTAAGCTTAGGTCCCCCCCCCCCCGCCTTGTCAATGGGAAAACGGCGGGATCGTCACTGTTAAACTTAATAGAATGGGGGTATGACTTTACAGGGTTTGACAGTTTTGGTGGTGGGTGGGGGGGCGGCGGGGATGATGGCGGCTCTCGTTGCGGCGGAGCGGGGGGGGCGGGTGGTTGTGTTGGAGCGGCTGGGTCAGCCGGGGAAGAAAATTCTTCTGACCGGGAACGGTCGGTGCAACATTACCAACACGCGGCTGGAGTCTGCTTTCTATCATGGGGCTCCGTTTTCGTTTACGGATCGGGTGCTTCGGTCGTTTCCTCCTCCCTTAACCATGGAATTCTTTAAATCCTTGGGATTGGTTTGCGTGGAAGAAGAGGGGGGGCGGGTTTATCCGTCTTGTGGGCAGGCTTCGGCTGTGTTGAGCGTTCTGCGGTTTGAAATGGAACGGCGAAATGTGCAGGTTCACTGTGGGGCGGAAGTCCGCCGTCTTTCTTCGGATGAGAAAACGTTTAAAGCGGAAACCAAGGACGGTCGATCGTTTTTGGCGGACCGAGTGATTGTGGCCGCTGGGGGGAAGGCGTATCCCCAATTGGGGTCCGATGGCTCTGGGTTCGATCTCCTGGCCGCCTTGGGCCATCGGGTAATCCCCCCCTTCCCTGTTTTGGTGCAACTTAATTTGCAGGGGTCTTTCCTTAAAGAAGTGGACGGCGTTCGTTTTAATGGGGGGGCCGCGGTTGTATCCCATGGTCAAGTCATGCGGGAAGAGGTTGGTGAAATTCAACTGACGAGCTATGGGGCGTCGGGGATTCCTATCATGGACCTGAGCCGCGCGGCGGGGGAATGTCTTCGAGACAAGCGCCCCGCCCACTTGGAACTGCGACTTCTTCCGAACCGCGCTCCCCAGGACATTTTGGCGGACGTGCAAAACCGAATTTCATCCCGTCACGATGAAACCTTGGAACGCGCCCTGGTGGGGATTGTTCACAACAAGATCATTCCCGTTCTCATTCAAATGGCAGGATTTAAAAATAGGCATGTTGCCTGTCGCCAGGCCCCGGCTCAAAATGTGGAGAATTTGGCGGGGTTGTTAAACCGTTGGTCGTTCCTCATCACGGGGACGCAAGCGTGGGATCGGGCCCACGCCACGGCGGGTGGTGTGGATTCAACGGAAATAGATCCGGGGACACTGAGATCCAAAATTGTCCCTGGGCTCTTTCTGGCGGGCGAGGTGGTCGATGTGGACGGCGATTGCGGTGGGTTCAACTTGCAATGGGCTTGGTCTTCGGGGTATGTGGCGGGCCTTCATGCCGCCACCCCTTAGGTGATTCGCCTTCAGGAGCTGAGGCTCCCTGTTGGGCACACGGAGGAAGACCTCAAAAAAACGGTGGGGAAAGTTTTGAACGTAGATCCCCGCACCTTCCTTTCCTTTCGGATTCACCGTCAGGGGGTGGATGCGCGACACCTTCGACAAGTCATTTTGGTTTACAGCATCGATGTTCATGTTTCCAACGAAGAGGTTATCCTCGCTCAAAAAATTCCCCATGTATCCCTGGTTTCCGATGTCCCCTATTCGGTTCCCCGGGTTTCCAACTCAATACAACCCCGGCCCCTGATTATCGGTACCGGGCCCGCTGGTCTCTTCGCTGGTCTTGCGTTGGCGCGGGCAGGAGCTCGGCCCTTGCTCCTGGAGCGGGGGCAACCGGTCGACGAGCGGGTAAAGGATGTTCAACAGTTTTTGTTGGAGGGTAAATTAAAGACCGAGTCGAACATGCAATTCGGGGAAGGGGGGGCTGGTACTTTTTCCGATGGGAAATTGAACTCGTCCGTGAATGATCCCCGTTGTCGTTGGGTGTTGGAGAAGTTGGTGGCCGCTGGGGCTCCTTCCGAAATACTCTACAAAGCAAAAC
The genomic region above belongs to Elusimicrobiota bacterium and contains:
- a CDS encoding transposase; the encoded protein is MLEELLNGAKRNSRGRRLLTSEQKAVIVQEWEKSGLKSSEFSRRYGILAGQLHRWRNNAMRGATMGIKTEGDLYTRVELDSLRKENEELKKALGEASLDIKILKKKLETDAQKRFMERSKNGPSILG
- a CDS encoding aminoacetone oxidase family FAD-binding enzyme, encoding MTLQGLTVLVVGGGAAGMMAALVAAERGGRVVVLERLGQPGKKILLTGNGRCNITNTRLESAFYHGAPFSFTDRVLRSFPPPLTMEFFKSLGLVCVEEEGGRVYPSCGQASAVLSVLRFEMERRNVQVHCGAEVRRLSSDEKTFKAETKDGRSFLADRVIVAAGGKAYPQLGSDGSGFDLLAALGHRVIPPFPVLVQLNLQGSFLKEVDGVRFNGGAAVVSHGQVMREEVGEIQLTSYGASGIPIMDLSRAAGECLRDKRPAHLELRLLPNRAPQDILADVQNRISSRHDETLERALVGIVHNKIIPVLIQMAGFKNRHVACRQAPAQNVENLAGLLNRWSFLITGTQAWDRAHATAGGVDSTEIDPGTLRSKIVPGLFLAGEVVDVDGDCGGFNLQWAWSSGYVAGLHAATP
- a CDS encoding prepilin-type N-terminal cleavage/methylation domain-containing protein is translated as MACFTKSKGFTLIELMLVSVIIGLLSAIAIPKMADLIWKAKEASVKGKLGSLRSALVCNRLNFRTS
- a CDS encoding IS3 family transposase — its product is KICGDRPTYGVPRVRRIAERDYGEKMSYHRVYSIMEEEGLLISKTLGQQSRREHTGKISVEEPNTRWASDITSIKLWDGLKARFTYVLDCCDRSIIAWRLGLRMQAVDIEQMIEEAILTRFSKDQIRAPGLEFLHDNGPEYVEKVFRKRLLEWDVVDCHTPSYSPESNGICEAFNGTFKRDYVYQGNLDNIEVLRKQIEKWVVDYNTFAPHSALGMKTPAEFFKLMQAA